A genomic window from Methanobrevibacter gottschalkii DSM 11977 includes:
- a CDS encoding right-handed parallel beta-helix repeat-containing protein, with the protein MSINDNLGDASSDLENEIINSKNGDIILIKPGTYNIHNITITNKTITLQGIGNPSDIIIDGGKQSSIFLINNITTCVTFKNLTFINGLSYNFGGAICINTGSVYIDNCQFINNTALNNTNAGAISNYGNEDNKAYLLVNNTLFMNNHADHDGGAVTTCYANSDMYNCVFINNTAVRDGGAVRVSVYGYGHVEDCIFMYNHADEWGGAYYSWSGTSKINRCIFMNNTAGTNGGAVMVSGNLDLENSIIVNNSGGKTGGSFYIQEPMYQAKTYINVNNNLITNNSSPKGQEIYVKWRHSQNLYPDFNDNDWGSEDPNDYKINDPDNVTARSKVKTTTDKSNLLDELNFNALNKYYDLIKDYFPENYLENIKKQAESKANQNKENNKNNTPNNKDEHGLKDSNNTKNSLNDSKIILSNKTTENIETENYLISSNSTTPIGDDEKAYELNETKSVSKSQSPRLLYLVICLVITIIALFIGYGKENSKDK; encoded by the coding sequence GTGAGTATCAATGATAATCTAGGAGATGCATCATCAGATTTAGAAAATGAAATCATTAATTCAAAAAATGGAGATATAATATTGATAAAACCTGGAACATATAATATCCACAATATAACCATTACCAATAAAACTATCACACTCCAAGGAATTGGAAATCCAAGTGATATTATAATTGATGGAGGTAAACAGTCAAGTATTTTTTTGATAAACAATATTACTACCTGCGTAACATTTAAGAATTTAACATTCATTAATGGTTTATCCTACAATTTTGGTGGTGCAATATGCATTAATACAGGTAGTGTTTATATAGATAACTGCCAGTTCATCAACAACACAGCACTCAACAATACCAATGCAGGTGCCATATCCAATTACGGAAATGAAGATAACAAAGCATACCTCCTTGTAAACAACACCTTATTCATGAATAATCATGCAGACCATGATGGAGGGGCTGTAACAACATGTTACGCTAATTCTGACATGTATAATTGTGTATTTATAAATAATACTGCAGTTAGAGATGGTGGAGCAGTGCGAGTTAGTGTTTATGGGTATGGCCATGTAGAAGATTGTATTTTTATGTACAATCATGCTGATGAGTGGGGCGGAGCATACTACAGTTGGTCAGGTACTTCTAAAATCAATAGATGCATATTTATGAACAATACTGCAGGAACAAATGGTGGAGCAGTAATGGTTTCAGGCAATTTAGACCTTGAAAATTCAATTATTGTAAACAATAGTGGTGGAAAAACTGGAGGTTCATTCTACATTCAAGAACCAATGTATCAAGCAAAAACCTATATTAATGTTAACAATAATTTAATTACAAATAATTCTTCACCTAAAGGTCAAGAAATCTATGTAAAATGGAGACATTCACAAAACTTATACCCTGACTTTAATGATAATGATTGGGGAAGCGAAGATCCAAATGATTACAAAATAAATGACCCGGATAATGTTACTGCAAGAAGTAAAGTGAAAACTACAACTGATAAGTCCAATTTATTAGATGAATTGAATTTCAATGCATTAAACAAATACTATGATTTAATTAAAGATTACTTCCCAGAAAACTATTTAGAAAATATCAAAAAACAAGCAGAATCAAAAGCTAATCAAAATAAAGAAAACAATAAGAACAATACTCCAAATAACAAAGACGAACATGGACTTAAAGATTCAAACAATACCAAAAATAGTTTAAATGATTCTAAAATAATATTATCCAATAAAACAACCGAAAATATAGAAACAGAGAATTATTTAATTTCTTCTAATTCAACCACACCCATAGGAGATGATGAAAAAGCATATGAATTAAATGAAACAAAAAGTGTTTCCAAATCCCAATCTCCAAGATTACTATACTTAGTTATTTGTTTAGTAATTACAATAATAGCATTATTTATTGGATATGGAAAAGAAAATTCAAAGGATAAATAG